The Catenulispora sp. EB89 genome has a segment encoding these proteins:
- a CDS encoding winged helix-turn-helix transcriptional regulator, protein MLGKTYDSQVCSIARALEVIGERWSLLIVRDALFAGATRYSDFQRSLGIATNILKTRLDGFVETGIMRRHQYSQQPEQYEYLLTDKGRALAHSLVALSEWGDQWATEGEPPILYVHSVCGSGVTQQTVCAHCGVVDDPAEISAEIGPGMPADRR, encoded by the coding sequence ATGCTCGGGAAGACGTACGACTCTCAGGTGTGCTCGATCGCGCGGGCCCTGGAGGTGATCGGCGAACGCTGGAGCCTGCTGATCGTGCGCGACGCGTTGTTCGCCGGCGCGACGCGGTACAGCGACTTCCAGCGGAGCCTCGGGATCGCGACCAACATCCTCAAGACCCGCCTCGACGGCTTCGTCGAGACGGGCATCATGCGGCGTCACCAGTACTCGCAGCAGCCGGAGCAGTACGAGTACCTGCTGACCGACAAGGGCCGGGCGCTGGCGCACTCGCTGGTCGCGCTCTCGGAGTGGGGCGACCAGTGGGCGACGGAGGGTGAGCCGCCGATTCTTTACGTGCACTCGGTGTGCGGGAGCGGGGTCACGCAGCAGACGGTGTGCGCGCACTGCGGCGTCGTCGACGATCCGGCGGAGATCAGCGCCGAGATCGGGCCGGGGATGCCGGCCGATCGGCGCTAG
- a CDS encoding sugar porter family MFS transporter: MTTRTDRASGPDQPGPSTAAKVAPRIVFIAAAAALGGFLFGYDSAVINGAVTGIQHDFKVGSGTTGFMVAAALPGAAAGAIAGGWMADRIGRIRAMQIAAVLFTISGVGSMFSYQPWDLTIWRVIGGFAIGIASVIGPAYIAEVSPPAFRGRLTAFQQLAIVLGIAISAVVNYVINQWAGGTNTDHLGGLAAWRWMLGAEVVPAIVYGVLSSMIPESPRFLVAVGRDDQARQVLAEVEGTDENVGDRISEIREQLAGEVKPKVTDLLTPSRKNLLAVVWIGIGLSVLQQFVGINVIFYYSSLLWQSVGINTSNSLLISMISAVVNIAGTVVAMALVDRIGRRPLLLIGSAGMAVTLGLCAWMFSYGSHVNGKTTMPKGQGVAALISANAYVFFFAMSWGVVVWVLLGEMFPNRIRALALSVAASAQWLANWLVTVSFPSLSRWSLAGAYSLYAIAAAISIPFVYYLVRETKGKTLESMG; this comes from the coding sequence ATGACGACCAGGACCGACCGCGCGAGCGGCCCCGACCAGCCAGGCCCGTCCACGGCGGCGAAGGTCGCGCCGCGCATCGTTTTCATCGCCGCCGCCGCGGCGCTGGGCGGCTTCCTGTTCGGGTACGACTCGGCGGTCATCAACGGCGCCGTCACCGGCATCCAGCACGACTTCAAGGTGGGCAGCGGCACCACCGGCTTCATGGTCGCCGCGGCCCTGCCGGGAGCGGCCGCCGGGGCGATCGCCGGCGGCTGGATGGCCGACCGGATCGGCCGGATCCGGGCCATGCAGATCGCGGCCGTCCTGTTCACGATCAGCGGCGTCGGCAGTATGTTCTCCTACCAGCCGTGGGACCTGACGATCTGGCGCGTCATCGGCGGCTTCGCCATCGGCATCGCCTCGGTGATCGGCCCGGCCTACATCGCCGAGGTCTCCCCGCCGGCCTTCCGCGGCCGGCTGACCGCCTTCCAGCAGCTGGCGATCGTCCTGGGCATCGCCATCTCCGCGGTGGTCAACTACGTGATCAACCAGTGGGCCGGCGGCACCAACACCGACCACCTCGGCGGGCTGGCGGCCTGGCGCTGGATGCTCGGCGCCGAAGTGGTTCCGGCGATCGTGTACGGGGTGCTGAGCTCGATGATCCCGGAGTCGCCGCGGTTCCTGGTCGCGGTCGGGCGCGACGACCAGGCCCGCCAGGTGCTCGCCGAGGTCGAGGGCACGGACGAGAACGTCGGCGACCGCATCTCGGAGATCCGCGAGCAGCTGGCCGGCGAGGTCAAACCCAAGGTGACGGATCTGCTGACGCCCAGCCGGAAGAACCTGCTGGCCGTGGTGTGGATCGGCATCGGACTGTCGGTGCTCCAGCAGTTCGTCGGCATCAACGTGATCTTCTACTACAGCTCTCTGCTGTGGCAGTCGGTCGGCATCAACACCTCCAACTCGCTGCTGATCTCGATGATCTCGGCGGTGGTGAACATCGCCGGCACCGTGGTGGCGATGGCGCTGGTGGACCGGATCGGCCGGCGTCCGCTGCTGCTGATCGGCTCGGCGGGCATGGCCGTGACGCTCGGGCTGTGCGCGTGGATGTTCTCCTACGGCAGCCACGTCAACGGGAAGACGACCATGCCCAAGGGGCAGGGGGTCGCCGCGCTGATCAGTGCGAACGCCTACGTGTTCTTCTTCGCCATGTCGTGGGGCGTGGTGGTGTGGGTGCTGCTCGGCGAGATGTTCCCGAACCGGATCAGGGCCTTGGCACTGTCGGTCGCGGCCAGCGCCCAGTGGCTGGCGAACTGGCTGGTGACGGTCTCGTTCCCGTCGCTGTCCCGCTGGAGCCTGGCCGGCGCGTACTCGCTCTACGCGATCGCCGCGGCGATCTCCATCCCCTTCGTGTACTACCTCGTACGCGAAACGAAGGGAAAAACCTTGGAATCCATGGGTTAG
- a CDS encoding sterol desaturase family protein, translating to MRRVIDGIDLTTLAIPFYVLFMALELLSLRFFPDPGEQGYTVKDTATSLTMGIGSIVCNLGWGLVTVAAVAGVHAISPWHIGSSLTSWLVLFVAYDFFYYWEHRANHRVRILWASHVVHHSSRHYNLSTALRQTWTGVGNTVFLLPLALAGFPSYMIFATAAMNLLYQFWIHTERIGKMWRPVEFVMNTPSHHRVHHGSNQGYLDKNYGGVFIVFDRLFRSFEPEGEPVHYGLTKNIGTFNPLRVAVHEYAAIARDVRGAASWRARFGYVLRGPGWSPAGSGMTA from the coding sequence ATGCGCCGTGTGATCGACGGCATAGACCTCACGACCCTCGCGATCCCCTTCTATGTGCTGTTCATGGCGCTGGAACTGCTCTCGCTACGGTTCTTCCCGGACCCCGGCGAGCAGGGCTACACCGTCAAGGACACCGCGACCTCGCTGACGATGGGCATCGGCTCGATCGTCTGCAACCTGGGCTGGGGACTGGTGACGGTCGCCGCGGTGGCCGGGGTGCACGCGATCTCGCCGTGGCACATCGGGAGCTCGCTGACCAGCTGGCTCGTGCTGTTCGTGGCGTACGACTTCTTCTACTACTGGGAGCACCGGGCCAACCACCGCGTCCGGATCCTGTGGGCCTCGCACGTGGTGCACCACTCCAGCCGGCACTACAACCTGTCGACCGCGCTGCGGCAGACCTGGACCGGCGTCGGCAACACGGTGTTCCTGCTGCCGCTGGCGCTGGCCGGCTTCCCGTCGTACATGATCTTCGCGACCGCGGCGATGAACCTGCTGTACCAGTTCTGGATCCACACCGAGCGGATCGGGAAGATGTGGCGGCCGGTCGAGTTCGTGATGAACACGCCCTCGCACCACCGCGTGCACCACGGATCGAACCAGGGCTACCTGGACAAGAACTACGGCGGGGTGTTCATCGTCTTCGACCGGCTGTTCCGGTCCTTCGAGCCGGAGGGCGAGCCGGTGCATTACGGGCTGACGAAGAACATCGGCACGTTCAATCCGCTGCGCGTCGCAGTGCACGAATACGCCGCGATCGCGAGGGACGTGCGGGGCGCGGCGAGCTGGCGGGCCCGGTTCGGCTACGTGCTGCGGGGTCCGGGCTGGTCACCGGCGGGTTCCGGCATGACGGCGTGA
- a CDS encoding LysR family transcriptional regulator has translation MDLALLRTFLAVHRAGSLTRAAADLGVSQPAVTAQIRTLEQRVGRELFVRLPRGVAPTAAADELARAVAPHLDALAAVAHETLIPDSGSHAVVRLGCPASLTTTLLLPALAPLVDEGLRVVVAGGRSEELVAQLAAGRLDMTLSVTRPRLPGVTVIPLADEEYALVGAPRWKPFDRAGRTPLLDLAEDLPYIGLYWSSVYDAESPSRAALVIPDLRGVLDAAVAGCGVAVLPRPLCAPALDDGTLVLLDEPEIPPIRTLFVAVRGQRARSAAVARVRDRLVAVASRW, from the coding sequence ATGGATCTCGCGCTGCTGAGGACGTTCCTCGCCGTCCACCGCGCCGGCTCGCTCACCCGGGCCGCCGCGGACCTCGGCGTGTCCCAGCCCGCGGTGACCGCGCAGATCAGGACCCTGGAACAGCGTGTCGGCCGGGAGCTGTTCGTCCGGCTGCCGCGCGGCGTCGCGCCCACGGCCGCCGCCGACGAGCTGGCCCGCGCCGTGGCCCCGCATCTGGACGCGCTCGCCGCGGTCGCGCACGAGACGCTGATCCCGGACTCGGGGTCGCACGCCGTGGTCCGCCTCGGCTGTCCGGCCAGCCTCACCACGACGCTCCTGCTCCCGGCCCTCGCCCCGTTGGTGGACGAGGGCCTTCGCGTCGTCGTGGCCGGAGGACGCAGCGAAGAGCTGGTCGCGCAGCTGGCGGCCGGCCGGCTGGACATGACGCTGTCGGTCACCCGGCCGCGGCTGCCCGGGGTCACGGTGATCCCGCTGGCCGACGAGGAGTACGCGCTGGTCGGCGCACCGCGCTGGAAGCCGTTCGACCGCGCCGGCCGCACGCCGCTGCTCGACCTCGCCGAGGATCTTCCTTATATAGGTCTCTACTGGTCGTCCGTATACGACGCCGAATCCCCTTCCCGCGCCGCGCTGGTCATCCCCGACCTGCGCGGCGTTCTCGATGCGGCGGTCGCCGGCTGCGGTGTCGCGGTGCTGCCGCGGCCGCTGTGCGCGCCGGCCCTGGACGACGGCACGCTCGTCCTGCTCGATGAACCGGAGATCCCGCCGATCCGTACTCTCTTCGTCGCGGTGCGTGGGCAGCGGGCCCGGTCGGCGGCGGTCGCGCGAGTGCGGGACCGGCTGGTCGCGGTGGCTTCCCGCTGGTGA
- a CDS encoding phytanoyl-CoA dioxygenase family protein has translation MLSNKQVKEFGERGFVVVPGVVAPELLERADRRIDELIAEKPPAEGHVGHHFYFPVAADEPALTEPLMDAGFAYAEALTEPGLLEAPQQVQVALNIPPFSHQPGRPHIDASISEPTPGFKPNSFTLLAGVFVTDQMTENSGNLWVWPGTHLTHAEYFRERGVEMYCAYPDIELPEPEQVTARAGDLLLAHYLLGHNIGGNYESDTTRRMLYYRVSVRGHAEGPERILTEPWYEYGAVRALM, from the coding sequence GTGCTGAGCAACAAACAGGTGAAGGAGTTCGGCGAACGGGGATTCGTCGTCGTACCGGGTGTGGTGGCGCCGGAGCTCCTGGAGCGGGCGGACCGGCGGATCGACGAGCTGATCGCGGAGAAACCTCCGGCCGAGGGCCATGTCGGGCATCACTTCTACTTCCCGGTCGCCGCGGATGAGCCGGCGCTGACCGAACCGCTGATGGATGCCGGGTTCGCTTATGCCGAGGCGCTGACCGAGCCCGGACTTCTGGAAGCGCCGCAGCAGGTGCAGGTGGCGCTGAACATCCCGCCGTTCTCGCACCAGCCGGGGCGGCCGCACATCGACGCCTCGATCAGCGAGCCGACGCCGGGTTTCAAGCCGAACAGCTTCACGTTGCTGGCCGGGGTTTTCGTCACCGATCAGATGACGGAGAACTCGGGGAACCTGTGGGTCTGGCCCGGCACGCACCTGACGCATGCGGAGTACTTCCGAGAGCGCGGTGTGGAGATGTACTGCGCGTACCCGGACATCGAGCTGCCCGAGCCGGAACAGGTCACCGCGCGCGCCGGCGACCTGTTGCTCGCGCACTACTTGCTCGGGCACAACATCGGGGGGAACTACGAGTCGGACACGACGCGGCGGATGCTGTACTACCGGGTCAGCGTTCGTGGGCATGCCGAGGGGCCCGAGCGGATTCTGACGGAGCCCTGGTATGAGTACGGGGCTGTTCGAGCCCTTATGTGA
- a CDS encoding tetratricopeptide repeat protein, translating to MGLDFRTDPETLREIVDDPAALSARIGTLAALDLEEMPDARSEYANLLRIAGRHEEAALEAELTLASADMSGDLRRMVRAMLLVGHARQWRGEWDQADTMFHRAEKLALYLKDDHLVAAAAHHSGRSFYDQGKHVEAALRFRLALEIDQRIGSPKLPVVRAAFEAAMAKL from the coding sequence ATGGGCCTTGACTTCCGCACCGATCCGGAGACCTTGCGCGAGATCGTCGACGATCCCGCCGCACTGTCCGCCCGGATCGGCACCCTGGCCGCGCTCGACCTCGAGGAGATGCCCGACGCCCGCTCGGAGTACGCCAACCTGCTGCGCATCGCCGGCCGCCACGAAGAGGCCGCCCTCGAAGCAGAACTGACCCTCGCCTCCGCCGACATGTCCGGCGACCTCCGCCGCATGGTCCGCGCCATGCTCCTGGTCGGCCACGCCCGCCAGTGGCGCGGCGAATGGGACCAGGCCGACACCATGTTCCACCGCGCCGAGAAGCTGGCGCTGTACCTGAAGGACGACCACCTGGTCGCCGCCGCCGCGCACCACTCCGGCCGCAGCTTCTACGACCAGGGCAAGCACGTGGAGGCGGCGCTGCGCTTCCGGCTCGCGCTGGAGATCGACCAGCGGATCGGGAGCCCGAAGCTGCCGGTGGTGCGGGCGGCTTTCGAGGCGGCGATGGCGAAGTTGTAG
- a CDS encoding TfoX/Sxy family DNA transformation protein, which produces MSSTETVTPIQNAVNIGPVLTQRLRDVGVTTLDEVRERGAIEVWQLIADTAEGNECAHMLLALEGALRGQRWTSIPRSERDALLVEVGLKDASELRAPKKR; this is translated from the coding sequence GTGAGTTCGACTGAGACGGTCACCCCGATCCAGAACGCCGTGAACATAGGGCCGGTGCTGACGCAACGGCTCCGCGACGTCGGCGTCACCACCCTGGACGAGGTCCGCGAGCGCGGCGCCATCGAGGTGTGGCAGCTGATCGCCGACACCGCCGAGGGCAATGAGTGCGCGCACATGCTGCTCGCCCTGGAGGGCGCGCTGCGCGGGCAGCGGTGGACCTCGATCCCGCGCTCGGAACGCGACGCGCTGCTGGTCGAGGTCGGCCTGAAGGACGCCTCGGAGCTGCGGGCCCCGAAGAAACGCTGA
- a CDS encoding SRPBCC domain-containing protein produces MMQVTREQHEAQQRHYTTAFTVDRTPREAYEAILNVRGWWSEAVEGPTDRIGGVFDYRFQDVHRCRVHVTELVPGQKVAWHIEDNYFDFIEDQKEWTGTDVVFEIRRTDAGTEVHFTHVGLLPQDECYDVCSNAWGGYIGGSLRSLIETGQGHPNPKNDGDAPEHQDAASVVRTERAERAKHADRADLA; encoded by the coding sequence ATGATGCAAGTCACACGGGAACAGCACGAAGCGCAGCAACGCCACTACACGACCGCCTTCACCGTGGACCGAACCCCACGCGAGGCCTACGAAGCCATCCTCAACGTCCGCGGCTGGTGGTCCGAAGCCGTCGAAGGACCCACCGACCGGATCGGCGGCGTCTTCGACTACCGGTTCCAGGACGTCCACCGCTGCCGGGTCCACGTCACGGAGCTCGTGCCCGGTCAGAAGGTGGCCTGGCACATCGAGGACAACTACTTCGACTTCATCGAGGACCAGAAGGAGTGGACCGGCACCGACGTCGTCTTCGAGATCCGCCGGACCGACGCCGGCACCGAGGTCCACTTCACCCACGTCGGTCTGCTGCCGCAGGACGAGTGCTACGACGTCTGTTCCAACGCCTGGGGCGGCTACATCGGCGGCAGCCTGCGCAGCCTGATCGAGACCGGCCAGGGACACCCCAATCCGAAGAACGACGGCGACGCCCCGGAGCACCAGGACGCCGCCTCCGTCGTACGTACGGAACGCGCCGAGCGTGCCAAGCACGCCGACCGCGCTGACCTCGCCTAG
- a CDS encoding Mov34/MPN/PAD-1 family protein has protein sequence MLNVSQEIYDAIVAHARKDHPDEACGIVAGPEGSDRPERFVPMTNAERSPTFYSLDPAEQFKVWREMDDRDEEPVIIYHSHTSTEARPSRTDISYASEPNAHYVLVSTRDTDKLGDFQFRSFRIVDGEVTEEPVTIV, from the coding sequence ATGCTGAACGTCTCGCAGGAGATCTACGACGCGATCGTCGCGCACGCCCGCAAGGACCACCCGGACGAGGCCTGCGGGATCGTGGCCGGCCCCGAGGGCTCGGACCGCCCCGAGCGCTTCGTGCCGATGACGAACGCCGAGCGCTCGCCGACGTTCTACAGCCTGGACCCGGCCGAGCAGTTCAAGGTGTGGCGGGAGATGGACGACCGGGACGAGGAGCCGGTGATCATCTACCACTCGCACACCTCGACCGAGGCCCGTCCCTCGCGGACCGACATCAGCTATGCCTCTGAACCCAATGCGCATTACGTGCTGGTGTCCACGCGCGACACGGACAAACTCGGGGACTTCCAGTTCCGCTCGTTCCGGATCGTCGACGGCGAAGTCACCGAGGAGCCGGTCACCATCGTCTGA
- a CDS encoding peptidoglycan-binding protein, translating into MSASVPAAVSDPTQAYAAVGVGNQGVPSAPPDNAVNNGMTWALPPQEAATQAIPAQGAPPEPDPFAHLYRPEGGAARANPNATQVMPPVSPDFGRPGYDRPGYDQPAYDQPIDYQAGGGGAYAEPYDAGYADDDYPGEPEDGRRSNRGAMIGIGVAAGAVLVIVVSLITLGGGSSTPTAAPSGAQGSVTTPTGPPSSAAQTSAPASTATSSTPSSSASSPTQHTPGQLQLGDTGAEVKWLQTRLHQLGLYNGPINSTFDAQTQAAVAAFQNRSHATDPSGVVGRSTRTALIAAGSKPTLTVQVGAGLPIFGGGDKHHKGGSAADIKRLQQALAVALNSNVKASGQFDTDTFAAVVQYEAAMHLPADGIVNGPVWTALQQGQIVG; encoded by the coding sequence ATGTCGGCATCGGTTCCGGCTGCTGTGTCCGATCCGACCCAGGCCTACGCGGCCGTGGGCGTGGGCAACCAGGGCGTGCCGAGCGCCCCGCCCGACAATGCCGTGAACAACGGTATGACGTGGGCGCTGCCACCCCAGGAGGCGGCGACCCAGGCCATCCCGGCGCAGGGCGCGCCGCCGGAGCCGGACCCGTTCGCTCATCTCTACCGCCCCGAGGGCGGCGCGGCGCGGGCCAACCCGAACGCCACGCAGGTGATGCCGCCGGTCTCGCCCGACTTCGGCCGGCCGGGGTACGACCGGCCCGGCTATGACCAGCCCGCCTACGACCAGCCGATCGACTATCAGGCCGGGGGCGGCGGCGCCTACGCCGAGCCCTACGACGCCGGGTACGCGGACGACGACTACCCGGGCGAACCCGAGGACGGGCGCCGCTCCAACCGCGGCGCGATGATCGGCATCGGCGTCGCGGCCGGCGCGGTCCTGGTGATCGTGGTCTCGCTGATCACCCTCGGCGGCGGCAGCTCCACTCCGACGGCCGCGCCGAGCGGTGCGCAGGGCTCGGTCACCACCCCGACCGGGCCGCCCAGCTCGGCCGCGCAGACGTCGGCGCCGGCCAGCACCGCGACCAGCTCCACGCCGAGCAGTTCGGCCAGCTCGCCGACCCAGCACACCCCGGGTCAGCTGCAGCTCGGCGACACCGGCGCCGAGGTGAAGTGGCTGCAGACCCGGCTGCACCAGCTCGGGCTCTACAACGGCCCGATCAACAGCACCTTCGACGCGCAGACGCAGGCCGCGGTCGCCGCGTTCCAGAACCGGAGCCACGCGACGGATCCGTCCGGCGTCGTCGGTCGGTCCACGCGGACCGCGCTGATCGCCGCGGGGAGCAAGCCCACGCTGACCGTTCAGGTGGGTGCGGGGCTTCCGATCTTCGGCGGCGGGGACAAGCACCACAAGGGCGGCAGTGCCGCGGACATCAAGCGGCTGCAGCAGGCGCTGGCTGTGGCGTTGAACTCGAACGTGAAGGCCAGCGGGCAGTTCGACACGGACACGTTCGCCGCCGTGGTGCAGTACGAGGCTGCGATGCACCTGCCCGCGGACGGGATCGTCAACGGCCCGGTGTGGACGGCGTTGCAGCAGGGGCAGATCGTCGGCTGA
- a CDS encoding TIGR03621 family F420-dependent LLM class oxidoreductase, giving the protein MHPRTFRFAVVAALAPTAKAWQALARRAEDLGYDTLLAPDTMTTLEPFTALAAAATATERLRVGTFVLPAPFYPPSEIAWRALALDLLSGGRFDLGLGAGRPGAEDEVVHRERRFGTPAERVKQLSDALHIVKEEMAAAATGHSLLKPVQTPHPPILVAASGPKMFQLAAAEADIITLGLSPRTTEEGLAAKVAELRAIAGSRFDDLELNYNIAGVGTDLPAYLSQQMGVDPAELIRTGAPAVLTGTPQEMADTLRRRRDELGISSIAVNGMFLEQLAPVVEMLSGN; this is encoded by the coding sequence ATGCACCCCCGCACCTTCCGCTTCGCCGTCGTCGCGGCCCTGGCCCCGACCGCGAAAGCCTGGCAGGCACTGGCCCGCCGGGCCGAGGACCTCGGCTACGACACCCTCCTCGCCCCCGACACCATGACCACCCTGGAGCCCTTCACGGCCCTCGCCGCAGCGGCCACCGCCACCGAACGCCTCCGCGTCGGCACCTTCGTCCTCCCGGCGCCGTTCTACCCGCCCTCGGAGATCGCCTGGCGCGCGCTGGCCCTGGACCTGCTCTCCGGCGGCCGCTTCGACCTGGGCCTGGGCGCCGGCCGCCCGGGGGCCGAGGACGAGGTCGTGCACCGCGAGCGGCGGTTCGGCACGCCGGCCGAGCGGGTGAAGCAGCTCTCTGACGCCCTGCACATCGTCAAGGAGGAGATGGCCGCCGCCGCGACCGGCCACTCCCTGCTCAAGCCGGTCCAGACGCCGCACCCGCCGATCCTGGTGGCCGCCTCCGGCCCGAAGATGTTCCAGCTGGCCGCCGCCGAGGCCGACATCATCACCCTCGGCCTGAGCCCGCGCACCACCGAGGAAGGCCTCGCCGCGAAGGTCGCCGAGCTCCGCGCGATCGCCGGCTCCCGTTTCGACGACCTCGAACTCAACTACAACATCGCCGGCGTCGGCACCGATCTGCCCGCCTACCTGAGCCAGCAGATGGGCGTCGACCCCGCCGAACTGATCCGCACCGGGGCCCCGGCCGTCCTCACCGGCACGCCGCAGGAGATGGCCGACACGCTGCGCCGCCGCCGCGACGAGCTGGGGATCTCCTCCATCGCGGTGAACGGGATGTTCCTGGAGCAGCTGGCCCCGGTGGTGGAGATGCTCTCAGGGAACTGA
- a CDS encoding TetR/AcrR family transcriptional regulator: MRRTSHSEHDPGGTKERIQQVALELFVLHGYEKTSLREIADRLGITKAALYYHYASKQELLKSVTQPLIDEFELLVAGDPDPETLLRSYIDLLNRHQAVFQLVANDHASLAAAELVERSVKLRRDVNRRLAGPDPRPEDYIRAAAAFGAISQGFMIARRVESAADPALPDIEAAAAAAAGLPAPADYPEGAELAEILLAAALAVLRSGSES; encoded by the coding sequence ATGAGACGCACCTCACACTCGGAGCACGACCCGGGCGGCACCAAGGAACGCATCCAGCAGGTCGCGCTGGAGCTGTTCGTGCTGCACGGGTACGAGAAGACTTCGCTACGCGAGATCGCCGACCGCCTCGGCATCACCAAGGCGGCGCTGTACTACCACTACGCCTCCAAGCAGGAGCTGCTGAAGTCGGTCACGCAGCCGCTGATCGACGAGTTCGAGCTCCTGGTCGCCGGCGACCCGGACCCGGAGACGTTGCTGCGCTCGTACATCGACCTGTTGAACCGGCACCAGGCGGTCTTCCAGCTGGTCGCCAACGACCACGCGAGCCTGGCCGCCGCCGAGCTCGTGGAGCGTTCGGTGAAGCTGCGGCGGGACGTCAACCGGCGGCTGGCCGGCCCCGATCCGCGGCCCGAGGACTACATCCGCGCCGCCGCCGCGTTCGGGGCCATATCGCAGGGCTTCATGATCGCCCGGCGGGTCGAGTCCGCGGCCGATCCGGCGCTGCCCGACATCGAGGCGGCTGCCGCCGCGGCGGCCGGCCTGCCGGCTCCGGCCGACTACCCCGAGGGCGCCGAACTCGCCGAGATCCTGCTGGCGGCGGCGCTCGCGGTGCTGCGGTCCGGATCCGAGTCCTGA
- a CDS encoding class I SAM-dependent methyltransferase: MLDYDLEAAHYDQTRGGVARARAAAGAVLELMPGDCAALVDVACGTGIVTELLTAPGRTVIGVDMSAGMLALARPRLAGRGTAVRGDATRLPVASRSVDAVTFMWLLHLVDEPVVAAAITEAARVLRPGGVMVTTVDKNSAQFETAGDVRDILRAARRELAPPPSDGMELVRDLATAAGLEPAGTAGYLGHGQGRSPREWARRVREEIPWTRRADPRRVAEICDALEALPEQDARRVDPEYRLAAFRLGG; the protein is encoded by the coding sequence GTGCTGGATTACGACCTTGAAGCGGCTCATTACGACCAGACGCGGGGCGGCGTCGCGCGGGCCCGTGCGGCGGCCGGGGCGGTCCTGGAGTTGATGCCGGGGGACTGTGCGGCGCTGGTGGACGTGGCGTGCGGGACCGGCATCGTGACGGAGCTGCTGACGGCGCCGGGGCGGACGGTGATCGGGGTGGACATGTCCGCCGGGATGCTGGCGCTGGCGCGGCCCCGGCTCGCCGGCCGCGGAACGGCGGTACGCGGCGACGCGACACGGCTGCCGGTGGCGTCGCGGTCGGTGGACGCGGTGACGTTCATGTGGCTGCTCCACCTGGTCGACGAACCCGTGGTGGCGGCGGCGATCACCGAGGCGGCCCGGGTACTGCGGCCCGGCGGGGTGATGGTGACGACGGTGGACAAGAACTCGGCGCAGTTCGAGACGGCCGGCGACGTCCGCGACATCCTCCGTGCTGCCCGACGGGAACTGGCGCCACCGCCGAGCGACGGCATGGAACTGGTGCGGGACCTCGCGACGGCCGCAGGCCTGGAGCCGGCGGGAACGGCCGGCTACCTGGGACACGGCCAGGGCCGGTCGCCGCGCGAGTGGGCCCGCCGGGTACGGGAGGAGATCCCCTGGACGCGCCGGGCCGACCCGCGCCGGGTGGCGGAGATCTGCGACGCGCTGGAGGCACTGCCGGAGCAGGACGCCAGGCGGGTCGATCCGGAGTACAGGCTCGCGGCATTCCGGCTCGGCGGCTGA